From Priestia aryabhattai, one genomic window encodes:
- a CDS encoding glycosyltransferase family 2 protein, with protein MNRPILTIVVPCYNEEEVLNETSFQLTTVVKELIDERLVSGESTILFVDDGSKDSTWSLIEKESCSNLFVKGLKLARNVGHQNALLAGLEAAYKQSDCVISIDADLQDDINVIRTFVEKYWLGYEVVYGVRDSRETDTFFKRTTAVGFYRFMNKLGIQLVQNHADFRLMSKRALGELMKYKEGNVFLRGLVPLVGFRSTEVTYDRKERTAGESKYPLKKMLAFAFDGITSFSVAPIRLLTLLGGASFLFSIAFGIYALIQKYLDHTQIGWTSLILSIWLVGGLQLMGIGLVGEYIGKIFNEVKQRPKYAIERDLYTKHSLDKQKDLLMH; from the coding sequence ATGAACAGACCTATTTTAACGATTGTTGTTCCATGCTACAACGAAGAAGAAGTATTAAACGAGACGTCTTTTCAATTAACTACTGTAGTAAAAGAACTGATAGATGAACGTCTTGTATCAGGTGAAAGTACAATTTTATTTGTGGACGATGGAAGTAAAGACAGCACGTGGTCGCTTATTGAAAAAGAAAGCTGCAGTAATTTATTTGTAAAAGGGTTAAAGCTAGCGCGAAATGTAGGACATCAAAATGCTTTGCTGGCAGGACTAGAAGCAGCTTACAAACAATCTGACTGCGTCATTTCCATTGACGCAGATTTGCAAGATGATATCAACGTCATTCGTACTTTTGTGGAAAAATATTGGCTCGGGTATGAAGTCGTATATGGTGTTCGAGACAGCAGAGAAACCGATACATTTTTTAAACGAACCACGGCAGTAGGATTTTACCGTTTTATGAATAAGCTAGGAATTCAGCTCGTTCAAAATCACGCGGATTTTCGTCTCATGAGCAAACGTGCTCTTGGTGAACTCATGAAATACAAAGAAGGAAATGTCTTTTTACGAGGCCTTGTACCATTAGTAGGATTTCGCTCCACGGAAGTCACATATGACCGCAAAGAACGGACGGCGGGCGAATCAAAATATCCGCTAAAGAAAATGCTTGCTTTCGCATTTGACGGGATTACATCTTTTAGCGTAGCGCCTATACGATTATTAACGCTGCTTGGAGGAGCTTCTTTTCTCTTTAGTATTGCGTTTGGTATTTATGCGCTGATTCAAAAATATTTAGATCATACACAAATTGGCTGGACGTCTCTTATTTTATCGATTTGGCTTGTAGGCGGCCTGCAGCTAATGGGGATAGGGCTTGTCGGAGAATACATTGGCAAGATTTTCAACGAAGTGAAACAGCGTCCTAAATATGCGATTGAAAGAGATTTATATACGAAACACTCATTAGACAAACAAAAAGATTTGCTTATGCATTAA